From the genome of Symphalangus syndactylus isolate Jambi chromosome 7, NHGRI_mSymSyn1-v2.1_pri, whole genome shotgun sequence, one region includes:
- the ARHGEF37 gene encoding rho guanine nucleotide exchange factor 37 isoform X1 → MAKHGADEPSSRSGSPDGEGRASEDRSLLHQRLAVRELIDTEVSYLHMLQLCASDIRSRLQQLPQEDLDVLFSNIDDIIKVNSRFLHDLQETASKEEEQVQLVGNIFLEFQEELEQVYKVYCASYDQALLLVDAYRKEPELQRHIQGTIEAVVPQAGSSGLSFLLVIPLQRITRYPLLLQKILENTVPDASAYPVLQRALSALQDVNTNINEYKMRKEVASKYTKVEQLTLRERLARINTHTLSKKTTRLSQLLKQEAGLIPRTEDKEFDDLEERFQWVSLCVTELKNNVAAYLDNLQAFLYFRPHEYNLDIPEGPAVQYCNLARDLHLEAFLKFKQRLEGLVWQPLCSLAKALLGPQNLIKKRLDKLLDFERVEEKLLEVGSVTYQEEAARHTYQALNSLLVAELPQFNQLVMQWLGQILCTFVTLQRDLAKQVLQRAEGSMAQLPHHHIPEPAFRKLVEDALGQTSNQLRSFQETFEKVLPPPTTQPLLPGSERQVQALLSRYGPGKLYQVTSNISGTGTLDLTLPRGQIVAILQNKDTKGNSGRWLVDTGGHRGYVPAGKLQLYHVVPSAEELRRQAGLNKDPRCLTPEPSPAPVPSIPTVNQVIAAYPFVARSSHEVSLQAGQPVTILEAQDKKGNPEWSLVEVNGQRGYVPSGFLARGPSPVLWGWSLPS, encoded by the exons ATGGCCAAGCATGGAGCCGATGAGCCGTCCTCCAGGTCAGGGAGTCCGGACGGGGAAGGTAGGGCCTCTGAGGACAGATCGCTGCTTCATCAGAGGCTGGCTGTCCGGGAGCTCATCGACACCGAGGTCTCCTATTTGCACATGCTCCAGCTCTGTGCCTCTGACATCAGGAGCCGCCTCCAGCAG TTGCCACAGGAAGATCTGGATGTCCTGTTCTCAAACATTGATGatatcatcaaagtgaacagcaGATTCCTCCATGATCTGCAGGAGACAGCCTCCAAGGAAGAGGAACAAGTGCAGCTAGTTG GTAACATATTTCTGGAATTCCAAGAGGAGTTGGAGCAAGTCTATAAGGTCTACTGTGCCAGCTACGACCAGGCCTTGCTACTGGTGGATGCGTACCGGAAGGAGCCGGAGCTGCAGAGGCACATCCAGGGCACCATTGAGGCAGTGGT GCCACAAGCTGGAtcttcaggcctcagtttcttgctGGTAATTCCTCTGCAGAGGATCACCAGGTACCCATTGCTGCTGCAGAAAATCCTGGAGAACACAGTCCCTGATGCCAGTGCCTACCCTGTCCTTCAGAGGGCTCTCTCTGCCCTCCAGGACGTGAACACCAATATCAATGAGTACAAGATGCGCAAGGAAGTGG CCTCCAAGTACACCAAGGTAGAGCAGCTGACCCTCCGGGAGCGGCTGGCCCGCATCAACACGCACACCCTCTCCAAGAAGACCACCCGGCTGAGCCAGCTGCTGAAGCAGGAGGCGGGGCTGATCCCCAGG ACAGAAGACAAGGAATTTGATGATTTAGAAGAGAGGTTCCAgtgggtgtctctgtgtgtgaCTGAGCTGAAGAACAACGTGGCTGCTTACCTGGACAATCTGCAG GCTTTCCTCTACTTCAGGCCGCACGAATACAATCTGGACATCCCCGAGGGGCCTGCAGTGCAGTATTGCAATTTGGCAAGAGACCTTCACCTTGAGGCCTTCCTGAAGTTT AAGCAACGGCTAGAAGGCCTGGTGTGGCAGCCACTGTGCAGCCTGGCCAAAGCCCTGCTTGGCCCTCAGAACCTGATCAAGAAGCGTCTGGACAAGCTACTGGACTTTGAGCGGGTGGAAGAGAAGCTGCTGGAGGTGGGCAGTGTGACCTACCAGGAGGAGGCCGCCCGGCACACATACCAGGCACTCAACTCCCTGCTAGTGGCTGAGCTCCCACAGTTTAACCAGCTGGTCATGCAGTGGCTGGGCCAGATCCTGTGCACGTTCGTGACCCTCCAGAGGGACCTTGCAAAGCAAGTGCTGCAGAGGGCAGAAGGCAGCATGGCCCAG CTGCCCCACCACCACATCCCAGAGCCTGCCTTCAGGAAGCTGGTGGAGGATGCACTGGGCCAGACGAGTAACCAGCTTCGCTCCTTTCAAGAGACCTTTGAGAAAGTGCTGCCACCTCCCACCACACAA CCACTCCTTCCAGGGTCTGAACGCCAGGTGCAGGCTCTCCTGAGCAGGTATGGCCCTGGGAAGCTGTACCAGGTGACAAGCAACATCAGTGGGACTGGGACTCTGGACCTGACTCTGCCTCGGGGCCAAATCGTGGCCATCCTTCAAAACAAGGACACCAAAGGCAACAGCGGCCGCTGGCTGGTGGACACCGGGG GACATCGTGGTTATGTGCCGGCTGGGAAACTGCAGCTGTACCATGTGGTCCCCAGTGCAGAGGAGCTCCGAAGGCAGGCGGGCCTGAACAAAGACCCGCGATGTCTAACACCGGAGCCCAGCCCAGCTCCAGTGCCCTCTATTCCCACCGTGAACCAG GTCATAGCCGCGTACCCTTTTGTGGCCAGAAGCAGCCATGAAGTAAGCCTGCAGGCAGGCCAGCCCGTGACTATCCTGGAGGCCCAGGACAAGAAGGGGAACCCCGAGTGGAGCCTGGTGGAAGTGAATGGACAGAGGGGTTATGTGCCTTCTGGCTTCCTGGCCAGGGGCCCAAGCCCAGTTTTGTGGGGCTGGAGTCTGCCCTCTTAG
- the ARHGEF37 gene encoding rho guanine nucleotide exchange factor 37 isoform X2 — protein MAKHGADEPSSRSGSPDGEGRASEDRSLLHQRLAVRELIDTEVSYLHMLQLCASDIRSRLQQLPQEDLDVLFSNIDDIIKVNSRFLHDLQETASKEEEQVQLVGNIFLEFQEELEQVYKVYCASYDQALLLVDAYRKEPELQRHIQGTIEAVVPQAGSSGLSFLLVIPLQRITRYPLLLQKILENTVPDASAYPVLQRALSALQDVNTNINEYKMRKEVASKYTKVEQLTLRERLARINTHTLSKKTTRLSQLLKQEAGLIPRTEDKEFDDLEERFQWVSLCVTELKNNVAAYLDNLQAFLYFRPHEYNLDIPEGPAVQYCNLARDLHLEAFLKFKQRLEGLVWQPLCSLAKALLGPQNLIKKRLDKLLDFERVEEKLLEVGSVTYQEEAARHTYQALNSLLVAELPQFNQLVMQWLGQILCTFVTLQRDLAKQVLQRAEGSMAQLPHHHIPEPAFRKLVEDALGQTSNQLRSFQETFEKVLPPPTTQPLLPGSERQVQALLSRYGPGKLYQVTSNISGTGTLDLTLPRGQIVAILQNKDTKGNSGRWLVDTGGTGRWPAAC, from the exons ATGGCCAAGCATGGAGCCGATGAGCCGTCCTCCAGGTCAGGGAGTCCGGACGGGGAAGGTAGGGCCTCTGAGGACAGATCGCTGCTTCATCAGAGGCTGGCTGTCCGGGAGCTCATCGACACCGAGGTCTCCTATTTGCACATGCTCCAGCTCTGTGCCTCTGACATCAGGAGCCGCCTCCAGCAG TTGCCACAGGAAGATCTGGATGTCCTGTTCTCAAACATTGATGatatcatcaaagtgaacagcaGATTCCTCCATGATCTGCAGGAGACAGCCTCCAAGGAAGAGGAACAAGTGCAGCTAGTTG GTAACATATTTCTGGAATTCCAAGAGGAGTTGGAGCAAGTCTATAAGGTCTACTGTGCCAGCTACGACCAGGCCTTGCTACTGGTGGATGCGTACCGGAAGGAGCCGGAGCTGCAGAGGCACATCCAGGGCACCATTGAGGCAGTGGT GCCACAAGCTGGAtcttcaggcctcagtttcttgctGGTAATTCCTCTGCAGAGGATCACCAGGTACCCATTGCTGCTGCAGAAAATCCTGGAGAACACAGTCCCTGATGCCAGTGCCTACCCTGTCCTTCAGAGGGCTCTCTCTGCCCTCCAGGACGTGAACACCAATATCAATGAGTACAAGATGCGCAAGGAAGTGG CCTCCAAGTACACCAAGGTAGAGCAGCTGACCCTCCGGGAGCGGCTGGCCCGCATCAACACGCACACCCTCTCCAAGAAGACCACCCGGCTGAGCCAGCTGCTGAAGCAGGAGGCGGGGCTGATCCCCAGG ACAGAAGACAAGGAATTTGATGATTTAGAAGAGAGGTTCCAgtgggtgtctctgtgtgtgaCTGAGCTGAAGAACAACGTGGCTGCTTACCTGGACAATCTGCAG GCTTTCCTCTACTTCAGGCCGCACGAATACAATCTGGACATCCCCGAGGGGCCTGCAGTGCAGTATTGCAATTTGGCAAGAGACCTTCACCTTGAGGCCTTCCTGAAGTTT AAGCAACGGCTAGAAGGCCTGGTGTGGCAGCCACTGTGCAGCCTGGCCAAAGCCCTGCTTGGCCCTCAGAACCTGATCAAGAAGCGTCTGGACAAGCTACTGGACTTTGAGCGGGTGGAAGAGAAGCTGCTGGAGGTGGGCAGTGTGACCTACCAGGAGGAGGCCGCCCGGCACACATACCAGGCACTCAACTCCCTGCTAGTGGCTGAGCTCCCACAGTTTAACCAGCTGGTCATGCAGTGGCTGGGCCAGATCCTGTGCACGTTCGTGACCCTCCAGAGGGACCTTGCAAAGCAAGTGCTGCAGAGGGCAGAAGGCAGCATGGCCCAG CTGCCCCACCACCACATCCCAGAGCCTGCCTTCAGGAAGCTGGTGGAGGATGCACTGGGCCAGACGAGTAACCAGCTTCGCTCCTTTCAAGAGACCTTTGAGAAAGTGCTGCCACCTCCCACCACACAA CCACTCCTTCCAGGGTCTGAACGCCAGGTGCAGGCTCTCCTGAGCAGGTATGGCCCTGGGAAGCTGTACCAGGTGACAAGCAACATCAGTGGGACTGGGACTCTGGACCTGACTCTGCCTCGGGGCCAAATCGTGGCCATCCTTCAAAACAAGGACACCAAAGGCAACAGCGGCCGCTGGCTGGTGGACACCGGGG GGACGGGAAGGTGGCCCGCAGCCTGCTAA